The Petrotoga mobilis SJ95 genomic sequence TCACTACGGGCAAAAACGTCTACATATACGGAACCATTGAAAACGATTTTCTTAGAGCTGAATATATGGCTCCCGCCAACAACAATTCGATTATGAAGATAAAAGATCTTGCAACCAATAGATTGTCTGAAAACATTCAAAATACCGAGGCACTTGATATATTGACGAGCTCTTTTATGGGTAATATACGGGATAAAGAGGTATTTCAAAAAACAGGGACTTTGCATCTATTTGCCGTTTCAGGTATGCACGTGTACATAATTTACTCGATGATCAGCTTCTTTCTCAACTTTTTTATCTTGAAAAGAAACCTAAGACTCATCTTATACTCCACTATTATCACTTTTTATTTGGTTTTTACCGGATTCACCCCAAGTTCTGTACGGGCTGTATCGCTTTTAGTCACTTTAAACTTATTCAGACTTTTCGACGTTCCTGTTAGCTCTTTCAACATCTTAGGATTAATAGGATATCTCAACCTATTGTTCATCCCCAATAATCTTATGAACGTTAGTTTCCAAATGAGTTATGCTGCAACTTTTATGATTTTATTTACGATGAACCATATAGAAAATCAATATTTCAGGTCTTTATCTGTCCCCATAGCGGCATATGTCGGTATATTTCCTATAGCGTTGATACACTTTGGAGAGATTTCTTTGATTGGACTTTTCATAACACCTATTCTAACCCCTGCTATTTCATTACTAATCTTATGTAGCGTTCTTTCAATATTATTGCCTTTCAATTTTGTTCATTCTTTTTCAACTTTTTTTGCTTTGTCAATAAAAAACTTCGTAAATCTTTTTACCTTTTGGGAGCCAATTGAATTTAATTCTTTATTTATTCCGCTATTTCTATGGAGCTTTATCTTTTTGCTTTATATCTGGCTTCTTCAAGTTAAAGAAAAAAGGACCCCAATTTAATAAGGGCCCTTAATTTTGAATTATACTTGTCTACATTGGAGTTTCTTCATCCAAAAGGTCTTCAATCTCTGATTGATCAGAAAATTCAATTTTTACAATCCATCCTTTATTTTCGGCGTCTTCGTTTATTATTTCCGGCTGGTCTTCAAGATCATTGTTGACTTCAACGATTTTTCCACTTAAAGGTACATAAATATCTTCAGCTGACTTCACAGATTCTATGGTGCACAGGACTTCGCCTTTTTTCACTTCTTTTCCAACTTCTGGTAATTCAACGTAGGTTACATCACCTAATTCTTCAGCAGCCTTCGCAGAAATCCCAACAGTTGCAATGTTTCCTTCTATTGTTACATATTCGTGGGTAGCTGTGTATTTCTTCATAATACTTGACTCCTCCTTTTAATTTGTAATTTTTGTTGTCTATAGAAATCAAAAAAGTTGCTATAGCGCCCTTCCCCCGCATCCCACCCAAATGATGAGATAATCAATAGCCTGCCTTTTTTACCGCTCTGATTACCCCAACAGTTATTAAAATCGCTATTATGATCTCTGGAATACCGTTTGTTAGGCCTATAGCCAACACTACCCCACCTACGGCTTCCCTTGCTACTCCCATAGCGGTAGCTATCCTGTCGGCAAATAAGAGATACATCATACCTAAAACACCTGCGGTGTTAGTAAAAGTTCCTAAAGCAGCACTTACACCAATAGATACGCTATCTCTCCATTTTGAAACTTTTTCTTTATTACTCGAGAAAAGTTCAAATACTAACCTGTATGAATAATATGAAACTAAACCAATCAATATTCTTGGTAGAACAGAAACTAAAGGATTAACAAAAGCAAAAGACAATATGTTTGGCCTTAAAAGTGCTTGAATTATACTAGATACGCCAAATATCAAACCTATAACCATTCCTGCAATAGGTCCCTCCAATATTGCCCCAATTATAACTGGAATATGCATAGTTGTTGCATTCGCTGGAGGAATAGGGATAAATCCCAATGGAGTAAATCCTAGAACAAAAGAAATACCAGATAACAACGATATAGTTACCAAGCGTTTGGTTTTTGATCTCATGCTTTTTCTCCTTTTAATGTGAAAAGTTAGCTACATACATTTAACTATTTTAAATAATTGTCAAACCACGCGGTAATCTCTTTTAATCTTCTTACTCGATGTTTTGGTTTTCCACTTCTGCTCAACTCATGATTTTCTCCTCTGAACATAACCAATTTTGATTCCACGCCATTGTATTTGAGTGAAGTGAACATCTGCAATCCTTCAGCCAACCAACAACGGTAATCTTCTTCCGAATGTATAAAAAGAGTTGGAGTTTTAACGTTATCTGCGTATTTCATAGGTGAGTGGAACCATAACTTTTCATAATCACTCCAGGGAGTGGCTGCTTGTTGATCTTCAACGAAATAGTAACCGATATCGGTAGTGCCAAACTTGGAAATCCAATTTGCTATACTTCTTTGAGAAACGGCAGCCTTGAACCTATCAGTATGTCCAATTACCCAGTTGGTCATATAACCACCATAAGAACCACCTGTTACCCCTATTCTATTTTCGTCTATGAAAGAGAACTTTTCCAATACTTTATCAACAAAGTCCATTATGTCTTCATAGTCTATTGTTCCATACTTTCCTCTGATATCTGCAAACTCATCCCCTCTTCCATCACTTCCTCGGGGATTACAAAACATAACAACATAACCCTCATTTGCCCAATACTGCATTTCATGGAAAAAAACATCTCCACCATAAACGGTTTTTGGGCCACCATGAATATCTAAGATTGCGGGGTATTTCTTGTTCTCTTCAAAATTAACAGGTTTCATAACCCATCCTTCAATTTCTATTTCACCTTTACCGAGAAAGGTTATTCTTTCTGGCTTAGATAAAGTTTTTTCTTTCATTATCCATTCATTGAAAGTAGTTAGTTGTCTCTCTTCATTGCCTGCTAATTCGTATAGTTCTTGAAGTTTAACATCTCTCATCCCCACAAAGATGATACGATCTTTAAATACATCAAAACCATCAACGGATCCGCTTTGTGTTGTCAATTTTTCTCTCTTGCCCTTCTCATCTATTCTATTTATGAAAGAATTTCCATATTCTGTGGTTTCAAAATAAAGGTAATCGTCCTCCACTTTGAATTCACTATTAGAACCATATCTACAATCAGAGCCTACAGAACTCCAAGTACTATAATCAAAATCAGTTTGAATTTGTTTTACTTCTTTTGTTTGTAAATCCATCAAATAAAACTTGGGGTTTTCGTTGATTCCGTACTCTTTCATGTTGGAACCTAAGAAGATTATTTTCTCCTTGAGAAAGTCTGCATATACGTAATTGAAAGGGTCTTCGTGAGTTAATTTTTCAAAACTTTCTTTCTTTAAGTCGTATAAATAAAGATCGGATCTTATTTCCATTTTATCTTTAAAAGTATTGGAAATAAAAAGCATTAAATCTTTTCCTTTATTCAATTTAAAACCTTCTACGTTTGTCAATTCATCCGTTATTGGGGTAATTTTTTTATCTTTTAACGTATAAATGTATAATCTATTCCTTTTCTTGTTGGTAAATCCCCTCCCATTCGACCAGAAAGGTATTTCATCTAAAACTTCGTAATCTTTTTCTTCTTTGAGCTTATCCAATTCCTTTTCTTTTTCTTCCTTTGAAAGGCTCTCCAAATTCTTATATTTCGGATCGTAAATACCAGTTACAACAAACTTATCTTTAGATATGGGTTCGATATCTGATGCAAAGAACGGAAGTTCAAAATATTTTTGAGCCTCTCCTCCTTTGATGTTTATTATATAATAAATTGTAAAAGGTTCTCCTTTTTCCTTTCTCTTTTTATCTTTTTCTTCTCTCACCGTTGAAAAGATGATATTTTCATTGTCTAACCATAGATAAGAACTTTCTTGATTGAAAGTGGTGAGCTTGT encodes the following:
- a CDS encoding S9 family peptidase — its product is MEKLALEDFTKYKFISNTKFSPDGKNLAFVVSEMDVDENKYLSNIWLYNVDNKTINKLTTFNQESSYLWLDNENIIFSTVREEKDKKRKEKGEPFTIYYIINIKGGEAQKYFELPFFASDIEPISKDKFVVTGIYDPKYKNLESLSKEEKEKELDKLKEEKDYEVLDEIPFWSNGRGFTNKKRNRLYIYTLKDKKITPITDELTNVEGFKLNKGKDLMLFISNTFKDKMEIRSDLYLYDLKKESFEKLTHEDPFNYVYADFLKEKIIFLGSNMKEYGINENPKFYLMDLQTKEVKQIQTDFDYSTWSSVGSDCRYGSNSEFKVEDDYLYFETTEYGNSFINRIDEKGKREKLTTQSGSVDGFDVFKDRIIFVGMRDVKLQELYELAGNEERQLTTFNEWIMKEKTLSKPERITFLGKGEIEIEGWVMKPVNFEENKKYPAILDIHGGPKTVYGGDVFFHEMQYWANEGYVVMFCNPRGSDGRGDEFADIRGKYGTIDYEDIMDFVDKVLEKFSFIDENRIGVTGGSYGGYMTNWVIGHTDRFKAAVSQRSIANWISKFGTTDIGYYFVEDQQAATPWSDYEKLWFHSPMKYADNVKTPTLFIHSEEDYRCWLAEGLQMFTSLKYNGVESKLVMFRGENHELSRSGKPKHRVRRLKEITAWFDNYLK
- a CDS encoding ECF transporter S component, with the translated sequence MRSKTKRLVTISLLSGISFVLGFTPLGFIPIPPANATTMHIPVIIGAILEGPIAGMVIGLIFGVSSIIQALLRPNILSFAFVNPLVSVLPRILIGLVSYYSYRLVFELFSSNKEKVSKWRDSVSIGVSAALGTFTNTAGVLGMMYLLFADRIATAMGVAREAVGGVVLAIGLTNGIPEIIIAILITVGVIRAVKKAGY
- a CDS encoding ComEC/Rec2 family competence protein; its protein translation is MFLLLLKLFEKDKLKVFLIGVLLFPALLYIPINLNSEVGILGKVIDKRGNYYTVFSKKIYYENQWQKYRNYYKFYYGEFSTVPITTGKNVYIYGTIENDFLRAEYMAPANNNSIMKIKDLATNRLSENIQNTEALDILTSSFMGNIRDKEVFQKTGTLHLFAVSGMHVYIIYSMISFFLNFFILKRNLRLILYSTIITFYLVFTGFTPSSVRAVSLLVTLNLFRLFDVPVSSFNILGLIGYLNLLFIPNNLMNVSFQMSYAATFMILFTMNHIENQYFRSLSVPIAAYVGIFPIALIHFGEISLIGLFITPILTPAISLLILCSVLSILLPFNFVHSFSTFFALSIKNFVNLFTFWEPIEFNSLFIPLFLWSFIFLLYIWLLQVKEKRTPI
- the gcvH gene encoding glycine cleavage system protein GcvH, with amino-acid sequence MKKYTATHEYVTIEGNIATVGISAKAAEELGDVTYVELPEVGKEVKKGEVLCTIESVKSAEDIYVPLSGKIVEVNNDLEDQPEIINEDAENKGWIVKIEFSDQSEIEDLLDEETPM